A DNA window from Camelina sativa cultivar DH55 chromosome 17, Cs, whole genome shotgun sequence contains the following coding sequences:
- the LOC104757902 gene encoding bZIP transcription factor 60, protein MAEEFGSFDLLIDDDLFFDFDPSIVIDSPPAEDFFRSSPDSWIGEIESKLMSDENQEEEESLLELDHESVSEFIADLLVDYPISDSGTVDLVTVQAAAGKESTDLLVEKKSNDSGSEVQDDDSGKESTDLLVEKKANDSGSEVQDDDDDAGAKKRRRRVRNRDAAVRSRERKKEYVQDLEKKSKYLERECLRLGRMLECFVAENQSLRYCLQKGGSGNNTPMMTRQESAVLLLESLLLGSLLWLLGVNFICLFPYLSHTKCYLLQSEPEKLVLNGLGTSTKPSNTGVSRRCKGSRPRMKFQILTLVA, encoded by the exons ATGGCGGAGGAATTTGGTAGCTTTGATTTACTCATAGATGATGATCTCTTCTTCGATTTCGATCCTTCAATCGTAATAGATTCTCCACCGGCGGAGGATTTCTTCAGATCTTCACCGGATTCGTGGATCGGAGAGATTGAGAGTAAACTGATGAGTGATGAGaatcaagaggaggaggagagtctTTTGGAGTTGGATCATGAATCTGTTTCGGAGTTTATAGCCGATCTACTCGTTGATTATCCGATAAGCGATTCTGGTACCGTTGATTTGGTGACCGTACAAGCCGCCGCCGGGAAAGAGAGTACGGATTTGTTGGTTGAGAAGAAGTCTAATGATTCTGGGAGTGAGGTTCAGGATGATGATTCTGGGAAAGAGAGTACGGATCTGTTGGTTGAGAAGAAGGCTAATGATTCTGGGAGTGAGGTTCaggatgacgatgatgatgctggggctaagaaaagaagaag GCGAGTAAGAAATAGAGATGCGGCGGTTCGGTCGAGGGAGAGGAAGAAGGAATACGTGCAAGatttagagaagaagagtaagtATCTTGAGAGAGAGTGCTTGAGACTGGGACGGATGCTTGAGTGCTTCGTTGCCGAGAACCAGTCTCTGCGGTACTGTTTGCAAAAGGGTGGTAGTGGCAATAATACTCCCATGATGACAAGGCAGGAGTCTGCTGTGCTCTTGTTGGAATCCCTGCTGTTGGGTTCCCTgctttggcttctgggagtaaACTTCATTTGCCTATTCCCTTATCTGTCCCACACAAAGTGTTACCTCCTCCAGTCAGAACCAGAAAAGCTGGTTCTAAACGGGCTAGGGACTAGTACCAAACCATCTAATACCGGCGTGAGTCGGAGATGCAAGGGTTCAAGGCCTAGGATGAAATTCCAAATCTTAACCCTTGTGGCGTGA
- the LOC104757903 gene encoding uncharacterized protein LOC104757903 has protein sequence MVSSIVKMENDDVMTPPWLTPMLRADYFVTCSIHARWSKSECNFFCLDCSGNAFCSYCLVHHRDHRVVQIRRSSYHNVVRVCEIERHIDVSCIQNYVINGAKILFLNERPQSRVGTSLDKICQICFRNLIDLCGFCSLACKLDGVKNGGDPYLTFSLRGTLGDSWKIRNTGVCSGLINGISVGVDNQRSETAAVLSPGTPSIESHRDYPKKKRRKGIPHRAPF, from the exons ATG GTGAGTTCGATAGTAAAAATGGAGAACGATGACGTGATGACTCCGCCATGGCTAACACCAATGCTTCGAGCTGACTACTTTGTGACTTGTTCGATTCACGCAAGATGGAGTAAGAGCGAATGTAATTTCTTTTGCTTGGACTGTTCAGGCAATGCCTTTTGCTCTTACTGTTTGGTTCATCATAGGGACCATCGTGTTGTCCAG ATTCGACGATCGTCGTATCATAATGTGGTGAGAGTGTGTGAGATTGAGAGACATATTGATGTCTCTTGTATCCAGAATTATGTTATCAACGGTGCTAAGATCCTCTTCTTAAACGAGAGACCTCAGTCTCGAGTTGGTACAAGCTTGGACAAAATATGTCAGATCTGTTTTCGTAACCTCATCGATTTGTGCGGCTTCTGTTCTTTGGCTTGCAAG cTTGACGGTGTCAAGAATGGAGGTGACCCATACCTGACCTTCTCTTTGAGAGGAACGCTCGGTGACTCTTGGAAGATCCGCAATACCGGAGTTTGTAGCGGTTTGATCAACGGAATCTCAGTGGGAGTCGACAACCAACGCAGCGAAACCGCGGCTGTGTTATCTCCAGGGACACCTTCGATTGAGAGCCACCGAGATTacccaaaaaagaagagaagaaagggcATACCTCACCGAGCACCTTTCTAA